A part of Gemmatimonas groenlandica genomic DNA contains:
- a CDS encoding DUF983 domain-containing protein: MNAGTLSVEKPSITQLVFRALQLRCPHCGGRKIFASFFELKERCPTCGIRLERGEKDYFVGAYLFNLIAVELILFFCVCGFVYFTWPDPPWDLITYVTAFLMLSGCVFCYPFAKTTWLAVDLAIRPLSAEELDWHRQGGDVGERELPHV, translated from the coding sequence ATGAACGCCGGCACGCTTTCTGTTGAAAAGCCGTCGATCACACAACTGGTGTTCCGTGCGCTGCAGCTGCGCTGCCCGCACTGTGGCGGTCGCAAGATCTTCGCGTCGTTCTTCGAGCTCAAGGAACGCTGCCCCACCTGCGGCATCCGTCTCGAGCGCGGCGAGAAGGACTACTTCGTCGGCGCGTATCTGTTCAATCTGATTGCGGTCGAACTCATTCTGTTCTTCTGCGTCTGCGGCTTCGTGTACTTCACATGGCCTGATCCGCCCTGGGATCTGATCACGTATGTCACGGCGTTTCTGATGCTGTCCGGCTGCGTGTTCTGCTATCCGTTCGCGAAGACCACGTGGCTTGCCGTCGACCTGGCCATTCGGCCGCTGTCAGCCGAAGAGTTGGATTGGCATCGTCAAGGCGGCGACGTGGGGGAGCGTGAACTTCCCCACGTCTGA